The Liquorilactobacillus nagelii DSM 13675 DNA window GGATTTCTTAATAAGTATTTACTTCAAGCTGGATTAACTTCTAATCTACAACCGCAACTTGACTTTGAAATTCATCAATCAATTGATTCAACCAATTTACGCGCCAAGCAACTAAGTGTTGTGCAATCAATCAAAAAGCCTTTAATTATTCTTAGCGATCGTCAGACTGCCGGCTATGGTCGTTACGGTAGAAACTATAGTTGTCCCAGCAATAGTGGAATTTATCTCAGTATTCTACTGCCAAACCAGACAAATATTCTAAATCCCGGATTATTGACAACTGCTACGGCTTTAGCTGTTAGTTATACTATTGAACAACAACTGCAGGTAACACCCCAAATAAAATGGGTTAATGATTTAATGCTCCAACAAAAAAAGATCGTCGGTATCTTAACTGAAGCGGTTAGCGATATTGAAAGCCGTTCAATTGGTCAAGTCATAGTTGGAATTGGTATTAACTTTTTGACTGAAACGGATAAATTACCAGAACAGATTAGAAACTCTGCCGGTTCATTAAGAGAAGCAGTCATCAAAGCTAAAATAAGCCGTAATCAATTCATTGCAGCTTTATTAAATCAATTTTTTGCATTATATAAAAATTATCAAACTGGAGATTTTTTGCCAGCCTATCGGCAACGGTGTTATCTACTGCAACACCAAGTTATGATTACTCAGGGAACACAAAAATTCACGGGCCAAGCAATTGATATTGACAATCAAGGGCGTCTAGTTTTAGCGGACGGTCAGCACATAGCATCCGGCGAGGTTACCCGAATTCGCTTGCAATAAAAATATGGGCTAAGAGGCAGTATACTTATGCTACGAACTTCACAACAAAGGAGAATGTGTTGTTTCCGTAGTTGTTCGAACACAAGTTACTGGCTTTTAGCCCATATTTTCTATTACCCTAAAATAATTCTAACGACTTAGCTTAGAAGCAGCCGCTTGATCAAGGATAACTGTTACATCTGGATGTTGCTGCAAAATACTTGCAGGGCAATCTGGTGTAACCGGTCCTTCAACCATAGCTGCCACTGCATCGGCCTTAGTTACGCCAAACGCTTCCAGTAAAATACTTTTTGCGCGCATAATTGAACCGATACCCATCGAATAAGCATATTGAGGTACGTCCTCTTTAGAGGCAAAAAAGCGCGCATTAGCAGCCACAGTCGATGGCGTTAGTTTAACTTTGCGTGTCTGTTCCGTAAATGATGAACCTGGTTCATTAAAACCAATATGACCATTTTTTCCAATGCCTAATAATTGCAGGTCGACTGGATACTGAGCCAATAAATCATTATAACGCTGAATCTCAGCTTGAGAATCTGCAGCATCACCTTGAGGCAGGTATGACCGTTTGAACTGTTTAAAGTTAAACAAGTGTTGTTGCATATAAGCACGATAACTCTGAGGGTTATCAGCTTTTAAGCCAACATATTCATCTAGGTTAAGCGAAATTTTTTGTGAAAAATCTAAATCACTTTTGACTATTTCAGTATAAGTTGTCTCTGGTGTGCTACCAGTAGCTAACCCAAACACTTCGGCACCCTGATTTAAAGCTGCTTGAAAAACTTCAAGTGCTTTTTTTCCACCCTGTTGCTGATCCTTAACAATTATGATTTTCATGATAAATAAGCCTCCTATATTGGTATATACCTATTATAAATGGACTATACCAAAAAAGCAACTTACTCAAATTATCATTTAGCTGAACACAAGTTAATTTTACCAAATTTGTAAGCGTTTGTAAATAAAATCCCGCATTTTTTAAGTGTTTTGCACGAAAAATAATTACTTTCACTTATATTCGCAAATTTTGATGTTTTAATCTTGAAAAAATTCGCTGATCTGCCCAACCAACTAAATATCCTTGAAAAGCCAAAGAAAACAACGTTCCAATATTAATTGCATACACGCGGCGCATTACCAACAACGTTAGCAAAATAGCTGTAATCGGTAAAGCAAAAGACAGGAGTTGAGCTTTAGTTGAA harbors:
- a CDS encoding glucosamine-6-phosphate deaminase, which gives rise to MKIIIVKDQQQGGKKALEVFQAALNQGAEVFGLATGSTPETTYTEIVKSDLDFSQKISLNLDEYVGLKADNPQSYRAYMQQHLFNFKQFKRSYLPQGDAADSQAEIQRYNDLLAQYPVDLQLLGIGKNGHIGFNEPGSSFTEQTRKVKLTPSTVAANARFFASKEDVPQYAYSMGIGSIMRAKSILLEAFGVTKADAVAAMVEGPVTPDCPASILQQHPDVTVILDQAAASKLSR
- a CDS encoding biotin--[acetyl-CoA-carboxylase] ligase encodes the protein MFILDHTQAVLKLISLAQEPISGEKIAAQLTITRAAVWKIIQVLQKKGYPIISHRRRGYEYQDNGFLNKYLLQAGLTSNLQPQLDFEIHQSIDSTNLRAKQLSVVQSIKKPLIILSDRQTAGYGRYGRNYSCPSNSGIYLSILLPNQTNILNPGLLTTATALAVSYTIEQQLQVTPQIKWVNDLMLQQKKIVGILTEAVSDIESRSIGQVIVGIGINFLTETDKLPEQIRNSAGSLREAVIKAKISRNQFIAALLNQFFALYKNYQTGDFLPAYRQRCYLLQHQVMITQGTQKFTGQAIDIDNQGRLVLADGQHIASGEVTRIRLQ